A genomic region of Micromonospora sp. NBC_01796 contains the following coding sequences:
- the ligD gene encoding non-homologous end-joining DNA ligase, whose translation MPAEKIRVEVEERTLEVSNLDKVLYPEVGFTKGEVIDYYTRIAPVLLPHLRDRPLTRIRYPNGVDSSFFFEKNAPASTPEWVRLERLPAPGSSKDRDELDYVVCDDLPTLVWLANLAALEMHTPQWRVGTRSRGEPRPDLMVVDLDPGSPAGLPECCVVAVRMRDRLAEDGIASYPKTSGKKGMQLCCPIAGKQSAEEVSGYARRIAEELEQGDPKLVTAKMAKRLRPGKIFIDWSQNNSAKTTVAPYSLRAQAVPAASTPLTWTEVEAASSGELGAVRPFTAAEVLARAEEYGDLMADLLVAGPKLPR comes from the coding sequence ATGCCGGCTGAGAAGATCAGGGTCGAGGTCGAGGAACGCACGCTCGAGGTCTCCAACCTGGACAAGGTGCTCTATCCGGAGGTCGGTTTCACCAAGGGTGAGGTGATCGACTACTACACCCGGATCGCCCCGGTGCTGCTGCCGCACCTGCGGGACCGGCCCCTGACCCGGATCCGCTACCCGAACGGGGTGGACTCGTCCTTCTTCTTCGAGAAGAACGCCCCGGCCAGCACTCCGGAATGGGTACGCCTGGAGCGGCTCCCCGCCCCCGGCTCGTCCAAGGACCGCGACGAACTGGACTATGTGGTCTGCGACGACCTGCCCACCCTGGTCTGGCTGGCGAACCTGGCCGCGCTCGAAATGCACACCCCGCAGTGGCGGGTGGGCACCCGCAGCCGTGGGGAGCCCCGACCGGACCTGATGGTGGTCGACCTCGACCCCGGCTCTCCGGCCGGGCTGCCGGAGTGCTGCGTGGTGGCGGTACGGATGCGCGACCGGCTGGCCGAGGACGGCATCGCCAGCTACCCGAAGACCTCGGGCAAGAAGGGGATGCAGCTCTGCTGCCCGATCGCCGGCAAACAGTCCGCCGAGGAGGTCTCCGGTTACGCCCGACGGATCGCCGAGGAGTTGGAGCAGGGCGACCCGAAGCTGGTCACGGCGAAGATGGCGAAGCGGCTGCGACCAGGCAAGATCTTCATCGACTGGAGTCAGAACAACTCGGCGAAGACGACGGTGGCGCCGTACTCGCTGCGGGCCCAGGCGGTCCCGGCCGCGTCGACGCCGCTGACCTGGACCGAGGTGGAGGCGGCAAGCTCGGGGGAGTTGGGCGCCGTCCGCCCGTTCACCGCCGCCGAGGTGCTGGCCAGGGCCGAGGAGTACGGCGACCTGATGGCGGACCTGCTCGTCGCCGGCCCCAAACTCCCGCGCTGA
- the ligD gene encoding non-homologous end-joining DNA ligase: MPGAPLKPMLAMTGELPSGPGWAYEFKWDGVRALAQINDGAVRLFARSGSEITAAYPELVPLGAQVPDALLDGEVVVLTDTGQPSFTALAERMHVREPGRAARLAATVPVTYMIFDVLRLAGADLTRQPYEQRRATLDGLGLGGARWAAPPVFPDGPATYEAAGEHGLEGVVAKRLESVYRPGIRSPDWLKVKLEVTGDFVIGAWRPGARRLGGLLVGVPAPDGRLIFRGRVGGGIGAAAERELLAVLEPLRVDTAPFVDTVPREDAKGAIWVRPEIVVEVKYGQRTPDGRLRFPRLRRLRPDKTAEEVDDAG, from the coding sequence GTGCCGGGCGCACCGCTCAAACCGATGCTCGCCATGACCGGGGAGCTGCCCAGCGGCCCCGGCTGGGCGTATGAGTTCAAGTGGGACGGAGTACGCGCCCTCGCCCAGATCAACGACGGTGCGGTACGCCTGTTCGCCCGTTCCGGTTCCGAGATCACCGCCGCCTATCCGGAGCTGGTGCCCCTGGGTGCACAGGTGCCCGACGCCCTGCTCGACGGCGAGGTGGTGGTGCTGACCGACACGGGACAGCCCTCGTTCACCGCACTCGCCGAGCGGATGCACGTACGCGAACCGGGCCGGGCGGCGCGACTGGCGGCGACCGTACCGGTGACGTACATGATCTTCGACGTGTTGCGACTTGCCGGCGCGGACCTGACCCGGCAGCCGTACGAGCAGCGCCGGGCGACCCTCGACGGCCTCGGCCTGGGCGGCGCACGGTGGGCCGCCCCGCCGGTCTTCCCGGACGGCCCGGCCACCTACGAGGCCGCCGGTGAGCACGGGCTGGAGGGCGTGGTCGCCAAGCGGCTCGAGTCGGTCTACCGACCGGGTATCCGGTCACCGGACTGGCTCAAGGTCAAACTGGAGGTGACCGGGGACTTCGTCATCGGCGCCTGGCGTCCCGGCGCCCGCCGGCTCGGCGGACTGCTGGTCGGGGTGCCGGCGCCGGACGGCCGGCTGATCTTCCGGGGTCGGGTCGGTGGCGGGATCGGCGCGGCTGCCGAACGTGAACTCCTGGCCGTACTGGAACCGCTCCGGGTCGACACGGCCCCGTTCGTCGACACCGTGCCCCGCGAGGATGCCAAGGGCGCAATCTGGGTACGTCCCGAGATCGTGGTCGAGGTGAAGTACGGCCAGCGCACCCCGGACGGGCGGCTGCGGTTCCCGCGCCTGCGCCGGTTGCGTCCCGACAAGACGGCGGAGGAAGTCGACGATGCCGGCTGA
- the ku gene encoding non-homologous end joining protein Ku, translating into MRAIWRGAVSFGLVSIGVRLYSATEEKDIRFHQVHRTDGGRIKYKRTCSIDGEEVSYDDIAKGYDLGGGEMVILTDDDFAELPLTTSHAIDVLEFVPAEQVDPILYNKAYFLEPDGAATKPYVLLRDALTDSDRVAIVKVALRQREQLATLRVREGVLLLNTMLWPDEVRVPDFGFLDEDISVRPPELAMASSLIDSMAGEFEPSVFTDDYRTALQEVINAKVEGREVVQPEEAEEAPPAAVDLMAALRASVDRARAARGEEPSGGRGVAKATPISAAKSAQQAAKAATAAKAPAKKTAQKKTAEKKATKSAATKSAAEKSTGTKSTGTKSAGAKATGAKKSTPAKKTARKSA; encoded by the coding sequence ATGCGGGCTATCTGGCGAGGTGCGGTCTCATTCGGTCTGGTGTCCATCGGTGTGCGGCTATATTCGGCCACCGAGGAAAAGGACATACGGTTTCATCAGGTGCACCGAACCGACGGCGGGCGGATCAAATACAAGCGCACCTGCTCGATCGACGGTGAGGAGGTCAGCTACGACGACATCGCCAAGGGGTACGACCTCGGCGGTGGCGAGATGGTGATCCTCACCGACGACGACTTCGCCGAGCTGCCGCTGACCACCTCGCACGCGATCGACGTGCTGGAGTTCGTACCGGCCGAGCAGGTCGACCCGATCCTCTACAACAAGGCGTACTTCCTGGAGCCGGACGGTGCGGCGACCAAGCCGTACGTGCTGCTGCGGGACGCGCTGACCGACTCGGACCGGGTGGCGATCGTGAAGGTGGCCCTGCGCCAGCGCGAACAGCTCGCCACCCTGCGCGTACGCGAGGGAGTGCTGCTGCTCAACACCATGCTCTGGCCGGACGAGGTACGCGTACCCGATTTCGGGTTCCTCGACGAGGACATCAGCGTCCGCCCGCCGGAGCTGGCAATGGCCAGCTCGTTGATCGACTCGATGGCCGGCGAGTTCGAGCCGTCCGTCTTCACCGACGACTACCGGACGGCGTTGCAGGAAGTGATCAACGCCAAGGTCGAGGGTCGGGAGGTGGTGCAACCGGAGGAGGCGGAGGAGGCGCCGCCGGCCGCCGTGGACCTGATGGCGGCGTTGCGCGCCTCGGTGGACCGGGCCAGGGCGGCCCGAGGTGAGGAGCCGTCCGGCGGCCGTGGGGTGGCCAAGGCGACGCCGATCTCGGCGGCGAAATCCGCCCAGCAGGCGGCCAAGGCGGCAACGGCAGCGAAGGCCCCGGCGAAGAAGACCGCCCAGAAGAAGACGGCCGAGAAGAAGGCCACCAAGTCCGCCGCCACGAAATCCGCCGCCGAGAAATCGACCGGCACCAAGTCCACGGGCACCAAGTCGGCCGGCGCGAAGGCCACCGGGGCGAAGAAGAGCACCCCGGCGAAGAAGACCGCCCGCAAGTCGGCGTGA
- a CDS encoding FKBP-type peptidyl-prolyl cis-trans isomerase translates to MSDQVQSHSSYVPSEQPPPLTKSEKRALAKAAKAKAAARKRRNQALAGAFAGLAVVAVIVVAFVALDDTGKEPADNSAASVPSATAPADPAAPPADPAAPPADAEFPPLPEGADPALGKEPVVTKGEGELTKLTSKALIEGTGPVVQAGQQITVNYVGVTYKDGQEFDSSWKQSQAVPFQIGTGQVIPGWDQGLVGVKVGSRIQLDIPPALAYGDNPGNGAPAGALRFVVDVLAAQ, encoded by the coding sequence ATGAGCGACCAGGTCCAGAGCCACTCCTCCTACGTCCCGAGTGAGCAGCCGCCGCCGCTGACCAAGTCCGAGAAGCGTGCCCTGGCGAAGGCCGCCAAGGCGAAGGCCGCCGCGAGGAAGCGCCGCAACCAGGCGCTCGCCGGTGCGTTCGCCGGGCTGGCCGTGGTCGCCGTGATCGTCGTCGCGTTCGTCGCCCTGGACGACACCGGCAAGGAGCCGGCCGACAACAGCGCCGCCTCGGTCCCGAGCGCCACCGCCCCGGCGGATCCGGCCGCTCCCCCGGCGGATCCCGCCGCTCCACCGGCCGACGCGGAGTTCCCGCCGCTGCCGGAGGGCGCGGACCCGGCCCTGGGCAAGGAGCCGGTCGTGACCAAGGGCGAGGGTGAGCTGACGAAGCTGACCTCGAAGGCCCTGATCGAGGGGACCGGCCCGGTGGTCCAGGCCGGTCAGCAGATCACCGTGAACTACGTCGGCGTCACCTACAAGGACGGGCAGGAGTTCGACTCGTCCTGGAAGCAGTCCCAGGCCGTCCCGTTCCAGATCGGCACCGGTCAGGTCATCCCCGGCTGGGACCAGGGCCTGGTCGGCGTCAAGGTCGGCAGCCGGATCCAGCTCGACATCCCGCCCGCGCTCGCGTACGGCGACAACCCGGGCAACGGCGCTCCGGCCGGCGCGCTCCGCTTCGTGGTCGACGTACTCGCGGCGCAGTAG
- a CDS encoding glutathione-independent formaldehyde dehydrogenase, with product MRAVVYHGANNVSVENVEDPRIEAPNDVIIKITTTAICGSDLHMYEGRTKAQPGMVFGHENMGIVTEVGPGVARVRKGDRVSIPFNVACGFCKNCFAGNTAFCLTVNTDFAGGAYGYAAMGPYRGGQAEYLRVPFADFNCLDLPPGDEHEDDFAMLADVFPTGYHGVALADVQPGETVAVMGGGPVGLMAAYSAMLIGAAKVFVVDRVASRLRLAESIGAIPIDFSNADPVMQILDQTDGHGTDKGVDAVGYQAHGTGGKEQPALVLNNLVEIVRATGRIGVVGLYLPHDPGAPDEHSAHGELLFKVGKFFEKGQRMGTGQANVKAYNEQLRDLIIAGRATPSFVVSKRLPLDGAPDAYARFDRREDGYSKVVLKPAA from the coding sequence ATGAGGGCGGTTGTCTACCACGGTGCCAACAACGTCTCGGTCGAGAACGTCGAGGACCCGCGGATCGAGGCTCCGAACGACGTCATCATCAAGATCACGACTACCGCGATCTGCGGGTCCGACCTGCACATGTACGAGGGGCGGACCAAGGCGCAACCGGGCATGGTGTTCGGCCACGAGAACATGGGCATCGTCACCGAGGTCGGCCCCGGTGTCGCCCGGGTCCGCAAGGGCGACCGGGTGTCCATCCCCTTCAACGTGGCCTGCGGGTTCTGCAAGAACTGCTTCGCCGGCAACACCGCGTTCTGCCTGACGGTCAACACCGACTTCGCCGGCGGCGCGTACGGCTACGCCGCGATGGGGCCGTACCGGGGTGGTCAGGCGGAGTACCTCCGGGTTCCGTTCGCCGACTTCAACTGCCTGGACCTGCCGCCCGGTGACGAGCACGAGGACGACTTCGCCATGCTCGCCGACGTCTTCCCCACCGGCTACCACGGCGTCGCCCTCGCCGACGTACAGCCGGGCGAGACGGTGGCGGTGATGGGCGGCGGACCGGTCGGGCTGATGGCCGCGTACTCGGCGATGCTCATCGGGGCGGCGAAGGTCTTCGTGGTCGACCGGGTAGCCTCCCGGCTCCGGTTGGCCGAGTCGATCGGGGCGATCCCGATCGACTTCAGCAACGCCGACCCGGTGATGCAGATCCTGGACCAGACCGACGGCCACGGGACCGACAAGGGCGTCGACGCGGTCGGCTACCAGGCACACGGTACGGGCGGGAAGGAACAGCCCGCACTCGTGCTGAACAACCTGGTCGAGATCGTCCGGGCCACCGGGCGGATCGGGGTCGTCGGCCTCTACCTGCCTCACGATCCGGGTGCACCCGACGAGCACTCCGCCCACGGGGAACTGCTGTTCAAGGTCGGCAAGTTCTTCGAGAAGGGGCAGCGGATGGGTACCGGGCAGGCGAACGTGAAGGCGTACAACGAGCAGTTGCGGGACCTGATCATCGCCGGCCGGGCGACGCCGAGTTTCGTGGTCAGCAAGCGGCTGCCGCTGGACGGAGCACCGGACGCGTACGCCCGGTTCGACCGCCGGGAGGACGGCTACTCGAAGGTCGTGCTGAAGCCTGCCGCCTGA
- a CDS encoding GlcG/HbpS family heme-binding protein codes for MSMLKLADARKVIAAAEARANEIGQPENIAVVDAGGNLIAHVRMDGAWFGSVDVSINKAWTARAFDIQTKDLATNTQPGQQFFGFNTTNQGRVVIFAGGIPLVRDGKVIGGIGVSGGMGEQDQTVAEAGAGAL; via the coding sequence ATGTCCATGCTGAAGCTTGCCGACGCCCGCAAGGTGATCGCCGCCGCCGAGGCCCGCGCGAACGAGATCGGCCAGCCGGAGAACATCGCGGTGGTCGATGCCGGTGGCAACCTGATCGCCCACGTCCGGATGGACGGGGCCTGGTTCGGCAGCGTCGATGTCAGCATCAACAAGGCCTGGACCGCGCGGGCGTTCGACATCCAGACCAAGGACCTGGCCACGAACACCCAACCCGGTCAGCAGTTCTTCGGTTTCAACACCACGAACCAGGGCCGGGTGGTCATCTTCGCCGGTGGGATCCCGCTGGTCCGCGACGGCAAGGTGATCGGCGGAATCGGCGTCAGCGGCGGCATGGGCGAGCAGGACCAGACCGTGGCCGAGGCGGGCGCCGGCGCCCTCTAG
- a CDS encoding NADP-dependent oxidoreductase, producing the protein MQAVAVTAQGGPEVLQVIERPDPVPGPGQVLVRVLAAVVHPADVAARLGLIPGGPIEPPFLPGWDFAGEVVEIGDGGGEYRPGDRVVGMVPWYRTRGAVGAYAELIAADSDWVVPLPEGLDPAVASTVPLNALTARQALDLLALPPMSTVLITGASGGVGGFAAQLAVRAGHRVLAHAGRDDEDWVRDLGVAQVVPKEVDLAEVGPVPAVLDAVPLAESAAVAVTDGGTLVTTRPTPPVDPARGVRQQVVLIQFDRSLLGELIVEVAQGRLRTRVATTLPLTSAAEAHRIVEAGGVRGKVVLTPAYGTSG; encoded by the coding sequence ATGCAGGCGGTAGCGGTGACCGCGCAGGGCGGTCCGGAGGTTTTGCAGGTTATCGAGCGGCCGGACCCGGTTCCCGGTCCGGGACAGGTGCTGGTCCGGGTGCTGGCGGCGGTGGTCCATCCGGCCGACGTGGCCGCCCGGCTCGGGCTCATCCCCGGTGGGCCGATCGAACCGCCGTTCCTGCCCGGCTGGGACTTCGCCGGTGAGGTCGTCGAGATCGGCGACGGGGGCGGCGAATACCGGCCCGGTGACCGGGTCGTCGGGATGGTCCCCTGGTACCGGACCCGAGGCGCGGTCGGGGCGTACGCCGAACTGATCGCCGCCGACAGCGACTGGGTGGTGCCGCTTCCCGAAGGGCTGGATCCGGCGGTTGCCTCCACCGTGCCGCTGAACGCGCTGACCGCACGTCAGGCACTCGACCTGCTGGCCCTACCGCCGATGTCCACTGTGCTCATCACCGGGGCGAGCGGCGGGGTCGGCGGCTTCGCCGCCCAACTGGCGGTACGGGCAGGCCACCGGGTGCTCGCCCACGCCGGCCGCGACGACGAGGACTGGGTACGTGACCTGGGGGTGGCGCAGGTCGTACCGAAGGAGGTCGACCTGGCCGAAGTCGGACCGGTGCCGGCGGTCCTGGACGCGGTGCCACTGGCCGAGTCCGCCGCGGTGGCGGTCACCGACGGCGGCACCCTGGTCACCACCCGCCCCACCCCGCCGGTCGACCCGGCGCGGGGCGTCCGCCAGCAGGTTGTCCTGATCCAGTTCGACCGGTCGCTGCTGGGTGAGCTGATCGTCGAGGTCGCCCAGGGGCGGCTGCGGACCAGGGTCGCGACCACGTTGCCACTGACCAGCGCCGCCGAGGCGCACCGAATCGTGGAGGCCGGCGGCGTACGCGGCAAGGTCGTGCTGACCCCCGCGTACGGGACCTCCGGCTAG
- a CDS encoding cell division protein DivIVA: protein MQHRRPAGRVYRSVEAPELTPDTIRRTEFPYTRVGRRGLDPEAVYAMVYRLADEMARLVTQVRSEIAENERLKANLRAWHSQHSQGRDDPRRANQRSYPEGSER from the coding sequence ATGCAACACCGAAGGCCGGCTGGTCGGGTCTACCGGAGCGTGGAGGCGCCCGAGTTGACGCCGGACACGATCCGACGAACCGAGTTCCCGTACACCCGGGTCGGCCGACGTGGGCTCGATCCGGAGGCCGTCTACGCCATGGTTTACCGGCTTGCGGACGAAATGGCCCGTCTCGTTACCCAGGTACGCAGCGAAATCGCCGAGAACGAGCGGCTGAAGGCCAACCTTCGGGCCTGGCACAGCCAGCACTCTCAAGGGCGCGACGACCCGCGACGGGCCAACCAGCGGTCGTACCCGGAAGGAAGTGAGCGGTGA
- a CDS encoding helix-turn-helix domain-containing protein gives MREDLSVPARFTPPTPRSRRLGRELRSLRDSAGLKVEETAAKLHCSPSRISRIESGDIKVRPGDVMEMLVAYGHSLDSEPGRSLLSLAEGLREMGWWQRQNVLSSRYATFIAYEAEATDLRNFEPTLIPGLLQTEAYAREVNSVGRETDPETIEQLVQVRLTRQEVLRREHNPLRMHAILSEASLLVEVGEPEVLRNQLSHIVRLSKRPNITVQVLRFAAGAHLADRGNLAVLTFDGGDPPLGYVESLGGELFLESAADTNRLITIFDHLKSLAMSPAESIRFIKERASGT, from the coding sequence ATGAGGGAAGATCTGAGCGTGCCCGCACGCTTCACGCCACCGACACCACGTTCCCGTCGCCTCGGACGAGAGCTGCGCAGCCTGCGCGACAGCGCCGGCCTGAAGGTCGAGGAGACAGCCGCCAAGCTGCACTGTTCGCCGTCTCGGATCAGTCGGATCGAGTCGGGCGACATCAAGGTACGGCCGGGCGACGTGATGGAGATGCTCGTCGCGTACGGCCACTCCCTGGACAGCGAGCCGGGACGGTCGTTGCTCTCCCTCGCCGAGGGACTGCGCGAGATGGGCTGGTGGCAACGGCAGAACGTGCTGTCGAGCCGGTATGCCACCTTCATCGCGTACGAGGCCGAGGCGACCGACCTGCGCAACTTCGAGCCGACGCTGATCCCCGGCCTGCTCCAGACCGAGGCGTACGCCCGCGAGGTCAACAGTGTCGGCCGCGAGACCGACCCCGAGACGATCGAGCAGCTCGTCCAGGTCCGGCTCACCCGTCAGGAAGTGCTGCGCCGCGAGCACAATCCGCTACGGATGCACGCGATCCTGTCCGAGGCATCGCTGCTGGTCGAGGTCGGCGAACCGGAAGTCCTGCGCAACCAACTCAGCCACATCGTCCGACTCAGCAAGCGCCCGAACATCACCGTCCAGGTCCTCCGCTTCGCCGCCGGTGCACACCTGGCAGACCGAGGCAACCTCGCAGTGCTCACCTTCGATGGCGGCGATCCCCCGCTCGGCTACGTAGAATCACTTGGCGGCGAACTGTTCCTGGAGTCAGCCGCCGACACGAATCGCCTGATTACGATCTTCGACCACCTGAAGTCGCTGGCGATGTCACCAGCCGAGTCGATCAGGTTCATCAAGGAGCGGGCCAGTGGAACGTAA
- a CDS encoding DUF397 domain-containing protein: MERNVWCKSSRSGSNGQCVEAMDQGHAVAVRDSKDKTGPTLTLSPAGWQAFVDGVKAVSFVA, translated from the coding sequence GTGGAACGTAACGTGTGGTGCAAGTCGAGCCGGTCGGGCAGCAACGGTCAGTGTGTGGAAGCCATGGACCAGGGGCACGCCGTGGCCGTACGCGACAGCAAGGACAAGACCGGACCGACCCTCACTCTCAGCCCAGCGGGTTGGCAGGCATTTGTCGACGGCGTCAAGGCGGTGAGCTTCGTAGCCTGA
- a CDS encoding alpha/beta fold hydrolase has protein sequence MIPVHHRTAKVDGFEVFYREAGAPTSPTLVLLHGFPTSSHMFRELIPALADRYHLVAPDHLGFGYSSDPSPAEFPYSFDSLTDVTAKLLDQLKIRRYAVYMHDYGAPIALRLFLRKPDQISAIISQSGNAYMEGFVDAFWTPLFAYGKAPGPETEKTVRAAFTPDEVRWQWENGVPDASLISPDAYLHAQSRLDRPGNEEIQLQLFRDYKTNLDIYPAAQDCFRRTKVPLLAVWGGNDEIFGPDGARAFQRDLPDAEIHLLDTGHFALETHLDPITGYIRGFLGQTLN, from the coding sequence ATGATCCCTGTGCATCACCGGACCGCGAAGGTCGACGGTTTCGAGGTGTTCTACCGCGAGGCGGGCGCACCGACCTCGCCGACACTGGTCCTGCTGCACGGCTTCCCGACCAGCTCGCACATGTTCCGAGAGCTGATCCCGGCACTGGCCGACCGCTACCACCTGGTGGCTCCGGACCACCTCGGCTTCGGCTACTCCTCCGACCCGAGTCCGGCCGAGTTCCCGTACAGCTTCGACTCGCTCACCGACGTCACGGCCAAGCTGCTGGACCAGCTCAAGATCCGCCGGTACGCGGTCTACATGCACGACTACGGCGCACCCATCGCCCTGCGGCTGTTCCTGCGCAAGCCCGATCAGATCAGCGCGATCATCAGCCAGAGCGGGAACGCGTACATGGAGGGTTTCGTGGACGCGTTCTGGACACCGCTGTTCGCGTACGGGAAGGCTCCCGGTCCGGAGACGGAGAAGACGGTTCGGGCGGCCTTCACTCCCGACGAGGTCCGGTGGCAGTGGGAGAACGGCGTACCGGATGCGAGCCTGATCAGCCCGGACGCGTACCTGCACGCCCAGTCGAGGCTCGACCGGCCGGGCAACGAAGAGATCCAGCTCCAGCTCTTCCGTGACTACAAGACGAATCTCGACATCTACCCGGCCGCCCAGGACTGTTTCCGGCGTACGAAGGTACCGCTGCTCGCTGTCTGGGGCGGCAACGACGAGATCTTCGGCCCGGACGGGGCACGCGCCTTCCAGCGCGACCTTCCCGACGCGGAGATCCATCTCCTGGACACCGGCCACTTCGCCCTCGAAACCCACCTCGACCCCATCACCGGCTACATCCGAGGCTTCCTCGGCCAGACCCTCAACTGA
- the uppS gene encoding polyprenyl diphosphate synthase produces MLQSLGRVVYAVYGRGLRVRLGGARLPRHVAMVMDGNRRWARQMGFEDPKIGHRYGAEHLAEVLGWCVEVDIRHVTVFLASVDNMRKRESDEVDNLMRMIEEVIVRRLSQPTSLWRLHLAGRLDVLPDSTRHALKLAEESTRDTGAKFHLNIAIGYDGREEIVNAVRSLLEKEVRAGHDVEDIAQRLTPDAIAGHLYTSGQPDPELVIRTSGERRMSGFLLWQAAYSELHFCDVYWPGFRKVDFLRALRSYAARTSAAERENTQLRVWPRKPRM; encoded by the coding sequence ATGTTGCAGTCATTGGGGCGGGTGGTTTACGCGGTTTACGGCCGGGGCCTTCGTGTGCGACTGGGCGGCGCTAGGCTGCCACGGCATGTGGCGATGGTGATGGACGGCAACCGTCGGTGGGCTCGGCAGATGGGCTTCGAAGATCCGAAAATCGGCCACCGGTACGGCGCGGAGCACCTCGCCGAGGTGCTGGGCTGGTGCGTCGAGGTCGACATCAGACACGTCACGGTCTTCCTCGCCTCGGTGGACAACATGCGCAAGCGCGAGTCCGACGAGGTCGACAACCTCATGCGGATGATCGAGGAGGTCATCGTCCGTCGACTCTCCCAGCCGACGAGTCTTTGGCGGCTGCACCTCGCAGGACGGTTGGACGTCCTGCCGGACTCGACCCGCCACGCGTTGAAACTCGCCGAGGAATCCACTCGTGACACCGGGGCGAAGTTCCACCTCAACATCGCCATCGGGTACGACGGCCGTGAGGAGATCGTCAACGCCGTACGTTCCCTGCTGGAGAAAGAGGTACGGGCCGGCCACGACGTCGAGGACATAGCCCAGCGGCTCACCCCGGACGCGATCGCCGGCCACCTCTACACCAGTGGTCAGCCCGATCCGGAGCTGGTCATCCGTACCAGTGGGGAACGGCGCATGTCAGGCTTCCTGCTCTGGCAGGCGGCCTACTCCGAGCTGCACTTCTGCGACGTCTACTGGCCGGGCTTCCGGAAGGTCGACTTCCTGCGGGCCCTGCGCTCCTACGCTGCTCGTACGTCGGCGGCCGAGCGGGAGAACACTCAGTTGAGGGTCTGGCCGAGGAAGCCTCGGATGTAG
- a CDS encoding glucose 1-dehydrogenase, translated as MSGRLDGRQALITGSDSGIGQATAIEFAKEGADVVVHYLHDHDGAMHTRDMVEQAGQRAIIVQGDITDENQVEAMFDQALIEFGSLDVLMNDAGIDASGIPVSEMDTATWDTAIRTNVYGAFFCCRRFVQHRKEQGGNGKIINISSVHQETPRVGGTDYDVCKGALRNLTNSLALEVAPLKINVNNIGPGMVLTPFNQEAIDNPRYLEEQVQSIPFRRAAEPSEIGRLAVFLASPDSDYVTGSTYFIDGGLMQNQGQGA; from the coding sequence GTGAGTGGACGACTGGACGGCCGGCAGGCGCTCATCACCGGCTCTGATTCGGGAATCGGTCAGGCCACCGCGATCGAGTTCGCCAAGGAGGGCGCCGACGTGGTGGTGCACTACCTGCACGACCACGACGGCGCGATGCACACCCGGGACATGGTCGAGCAGGCCGGCCAGCGGGCGATCATCGTCCAGGGGGACATCACCGACGAGAACCAGGTCGAGGCGATGTTCGACCAGGCGCTGATCGAGTTCGGCAGCCTGGACGTGCTGATGAACGACGCCGGCATCGACGCCTCCGGCATCCCGGTGTCCGAAATGGACACGGCGACCTGGGATACCGCGATCCGGACCAACGTCTACGGGGCCTTCTTCTGTTGCCGCCGGTTCGTCCAGCACCGCAAGGAGCAGGGCGGAAACGGCAAAATCATCAACATCAGCTCGGTGCACCAGGAGACTCCCCGGGTCGGCGGCACCGACTACGACGTCTGCAAGGGCGCGCTGCGCAACCTGACCAACAGCCTCGCCCTCGAAGTCGCCCCACTGAAGATCAACGTGAACAACATCGGGCCGGGGATGGTGCTCACCCCGTTCAACCAGGAGGCGATCGACAACCCCCGCTACCTGGAGGAACAGGTGCAGAGCATCCCGTTCCGGCGGGCCGCCGAACCGTCCGAGATCGGCCGGCTGGCCGTCTTCCTTGCCAGCCCGGATTCCGACTACGTCACCGGCTCCACCTACTTCATCGACGGCGGCCTGATGCAGAACCAGGGTCAGGGCGCCTGA